The Erpetoichthys calabaricus chromosome 5, fErpCal1.3, whole genome shotgun sequence genome has a segment encoding these proteins:
- the rmi1 gene encoding recQ-mediated genome instability protein 1, whose amino-acid sequence MNSSATASRVGIWLQATWHISVPTQWLDACILWIHQENSGVNLTQAQINKMVFEQWLLTDLRDLDHSVLPHNLGKAEKTEINGLYCIQIDSLVDVSQPAYSQLQKLTGKDCTNENVSAATQPSQKPWEMKPSRLLMLQLTDGVQHLQGMEYQHISCLHTELHPGTKILLQGKIMCRLGVLLLKPDNLKVLGGEVDALRKEFFQAKLLCKLLGKPVDDIENAHAQNQQVANTNDGFDQLVGPSDEELLASLETDDDIMLNEMVLDSGYGSRSEHPSSLPESSVDQNRHPNSLTQRAGSRDLLIATDHQEQVEFEDDDFPVEELEDVIFQEDDQDQFDEVSLQEIHNVDVKSSVNSLAHTMNKSSSASKSFGENGIGMFRAHTYPAVAQSSKGTPDNKANRTGTTLSNAQSPVENTTFNTEAKVQQVSGSVFPLPRSSNLDAKKRSQNILNNGRSSQPFTYLCELLSENHMAVRTVKVKAFIITLLSSLSSKTTSWNIKAKISDGTSYLDVEISNEVLVDLIGYTVAETKVLKKDPIQRKNVTEGLQRCQQKLTDLCGIMVIEYNPLYSKAVLLSLEDITLETFSVLKLRVKGQNDI is encoded by the coding sequence atgaattcatcagCCACTGCAAGTAGAGTAGGGATATGGCTGCAGGCTACATGGCATATAAGTGTTCCTACGCAGTGGCTGGATGCTTGTATCCTTTGGATTCACCAAGAAAATTCAGGTGTGAATTTAACACAAGCCCAGATTAATAAAATGGTGTTTGAACAGTGGCTTCTTACTGACCTTAGAGACTTGGATCATTCTGTTTTGCCACATAATCTTGGGAAggcagagaaaacagaaataaatgggttatactgtatacagatagATTCTTTGGTTGATGTGAGCCAGCCAGCATACTCACAACTTCAGAAACTTACAGGAAAAGACTGtacaaatgaaaatgtttctgctgctacACAGCCATCTCAAAAGCCATGGGAAATGAAACCTTCACGTTTGTTGATGCTTCAGTTGACAGATGGTGTTCAGCACCTTCAAGGAATGGAGTATCAGCATATTTCTTGCCTTCACACTGAGCTCCACCCGGGAACCAAAATACTGCTACAGGGGAAAATTATGTGTCGtcttggtgttcttcttcttaaaCCAGACAATTTGAAAGTATTGGGTGGTGAAGTAGATGCCCTTCGAAAAGAATTTTTCCAGGCAAAATTGCTGTGCAAATTGCTGGGTAAACCAGTTGATGATATTGAGAATGCACATGCCCAGAATCAGCAAGTGGCAAACACCAATGATGGTTTTGACCAATTGGTTGGACCTTCTGATGAAGAATTGCTTGCTAGTCTAGAAACAGACGATGACATAATGCTCAATGAAATGGTACTAGACAGTGGATATGGCAGCAGAAGTGAACATCCCAGCTCATTGCCTGAATCCTCAGTTGATCAGAATAGACATCCCAACAGCCTTACTCAGAGAGCTGGTTCAAGAGACCTTTTGATAGCAACAGATCACCAAGAACAGGTAGAGTTTGAGGATGATGACTTTCCAGTTGAAGAGTTGGAAGATGTAATATTTCAAGAAGATGACCAAGATCAGTTTGATGAAGTATCTCTTCAAGAAATTCATAATGTTGATGTGAAGTCCTCTGTGAATTCATTAGCACATACTATGAATAAATCTAGTTCTGCAAGTAAGTCCTTTGGAGAAAATGGGATTGGTATGTTTAGGGCTCATACATATCCTGCTGTTGCTCAATCATCCAAGGGAACACCAGACAACAAAGCCAACAGGACTGGTACCACACTGTCAAATGCCCAAAGTCCAGTTGAAAACACCACATTCAATACAGAGGCTAAAGTCCAGCAGGTTAGTGGTTCTGTTTTTCCTCTACCTAGAAGTTCCAATCTAGATgccaaaaaaagaagtcaaaacaTCCTTAACAATGGCAGAAGCTCTCAACCATTCACTTACTTGTGTGAATTACTGTCTGAAAATCATATGGCTGTTAGAACTGTAAAAGTTAAAGCATTCATTATTACCCTTTTATCAAGTCTGTCAAGTAAGACTACGAGCTGGAATATAAAAGCCAAAATTTCAGATGGTACATCATATTTAGATGTTGAAATTTCTAATGAAGTCCTTGTTGACTTAATTGGATACACAGTAGCAGAAAccaaagttttaaaaaaggaTCCCATTCAGCGTAAAAATGTCACTGAGGGGCTACAAAGGTGCCAGCAAAAGCTTACAGATCTTTGTGGCATAATGGTTATTGAATATAACCCCTTGTATTCCAAAGCAGTTTTGTTGTCATTAGAAGATATTACTTTGGAGACTTTTAGTGTCTTGAAACTACGTGTGAAAGGccaaaatgacatttaa